A single genomic interval of Heterodontus francisci isolate sHetFra1 chromosome 45, sHetFra1.hap1, whole genome shotgun sequence harbors:
- the LOC137356297 gene encoding histone H2B 7-like, producing MVDEKKTAAPSKKGAKKVLKKAPAKGSKKRRRSRKESYSIYVYKVMKQVHPDTGISSKAMSIMNSFVNDIFERIAGEASRLAHYNKRRTISSREIQTAVRLLLPGELAKHAVSEGTKAVTKYTSSK from the coding sequence ATGGTTGACGAGAAGaaaactgcagcaccttccaagaagggcgctaagaaagttctgaagaaggcgccagcaaagggcagcaagaaacggagaagatccaggaaagaaagttactccatctacgtgtacaaagtgatgaagcaggttcaccctgacaccggcatctcctccaaggccatgagcatcatgaattcgtttgtgaatgatattttcgagcgaatcgcgggtgaggcttcccgcctggcccattacaacaaacgcaggaccatcagctcccgggagatccagaccgccgtgcgcctgctgctacccggggagctggccaaacacgccgtgtcggaaggtacaaaggcggtcaccaagtacaccagctccaagtaa
- the LOC137356491 gene encoding histone H2B 5-like, producing the protein MVDEKKTAAASKKGAKKVLKKAPTKGTKKRRKSRKESYSIYVYKVMKQVHPDTGISSKAMSIMNSFVNDIFERIAGEASRLAHYNKRSTISSREIQTAVRLLLPGELAKHAVSEGTKAVTKYTSSK; encoded by the coding sequence ATGGTTGACGAGAAGAAAACTGCAGCAGCttccaagaagggcgccaagaaagttctgaagaaggcgccAACAAAGGGCACCAAGAAACGGAGAAAATCCAGGAaagaaagttactccatctacgtgtacaaagtgatgaagcaggttcaccctgacaccggcatctcctccaaggccatgagcatcatgaattcgtttgtgaatgatattttcgagcgaatcgcgggtgaggcttcccgtctggcccattacaacaaacgcagcaccatcagctcccgggagatccagaccgccgtgcgcctgctgctgcccggggagctggccaaacacgccgtgtcggaaggtacaaaggcggtcaccaagtacaccagctccaagtaa